In Amycolatopsis sp. EV170708-02-1, the following are encoded in one genomic region:
- a CDS encoding ankyrin repeat domain-containing protein, with product MNDLSPAHWAVEMCDLPLLRELLDGGADINEEHGGLTLLHHAVDVEIDSHAQTGEPLHVDVTAYLLARGADPKRRSDGGCGVSAEHMAFVSRHWLASALFEAWASRP from the coding sequence GTGAACGACCTGAGTCCTGCCCACTGGGCTGTCGAGATGTGCGATCTTCCGCTGCTTCGTGAACTCCTCGATGGCGGCGCCGACATCAACGAAGAGCATGGCGGGCTCACGTTGCTGCACCATGCCGTCGACGTCGAGATCGACAGTCACGCGCAGACGGGCGAGCCACTGCACGTGGATGTCACGGCTTACTTGCTGGCGCGGGGAGCGGACCCGAAGCGTCGTTCCGATGGCGGTTGTGGCGTCAGCGCTGAGCACATGGCTTTCGTAAGCCGTCATTGGCTGGCGTCGGCCCTCTTCGAGGCGTGGGCATCAAGGCCCTGA
- a CDS encoding aminotransferase class V-fold PLP-dependent enzyme — MMSGNTLGVLGSDVKVGLADGTKIAYANLDYAASAPCLREVADVVGELLPLYASVHRGAGALSRLCTEKYELARASVTTFLGCRADDVVVFTRNTTDALNLLAHAVPPDTVVVTFDGEHHANLLPWNDVVRLPAPSLPEGAVSAVETALAAQAAGRPVLLAVTGASNVTGEVWPLAELAATAHRFGARIAVDAAQLAPHRRIDVATLGLDYVAFSGHKLYAPFGVGVLAGRADWLDRARPYLSGGGATAHVGDRPGDVDWAAGAARHEAGSPNVIGAVALASACDALAAADLDVLRAEEDALTTRLHDGLAEIPAVRILGGGWPDRLGIVSFTVDGVETRTVSTRLAEEFGIGVRDGLFCAHPFTRRLLDQAGATAPTAVRASIGIGTTPEHIDRLIAGIRVIAGS; from the coding sequence ATGATGAGTGGGAACACGCTGGGTGTGCTGGGCTCCGACGTCAAGGTGGGGCTGGCCGACGGGACGAAGATCGCCTACGCCAACCTGGACTACGCGGCCAGCGCGCCTTGCCTGCGCGAGGTGGCCGACGTGGTGGGAGAACTGCTCCCGCTCTACGCGAGCGTGCACCGGGGCGCGGGCGCGCTTTCGCGGCTGTGCACGGAAAAGTACGAACTCGCCCGCGCGTCCGTCACCACGTTTCTCGGCTGCCGCGCCGACGACGTGGTCGTGTTCACCCGCAACACCACTGACGCGCTGAACCTGCTGGCCCACGCCGTTCCGCCGGACACCGTGGTCGTCACGTTCGACGGCGAGCATCACGCGAACCTCTTGCCGTGGAACGACGTCGTCCGCCTCCCGGCTCCTTCTTTGCCGGAGGGCGCGGTTTCCGCCGTCGAGACCGCGCTCGCCGCGCAGGCCGCCGGGCGTCCGGTCCTGCTTGCCGTCACCGGCGCGTCCAACGTGACCGGTGAGGTCTGGCCGCTCGCCGAACTGGCCGCCACCGCCCACCGCTTCGGCGCCCGCATCGCGGTCGACGCCGCCCAGCTCGCGCCGCACCGGCGAATCGACGTCGCCACGCTCGGCCTCGACTACGTGGCCTTCTCCGGCCACAAGCTGTACGCCCCGTTCGGCGTCGGCGTACTCGCGGGCCGGGCCGACTGGCTGGACCGCGCGCGGCCGTACCTCTCCGGTGGCGGGGCCACGGCACATGTCGGAGACAGACCCGGCGACGTCGACTGGGCGGCCGGCGCCGCGCGACACGAAGCGGGCTCCCCGAACGTCATCGGCGCGGTGGCGCTGGCGTCCGCGTGCGATGCCCTCGCGGCGGCGGACCTGGACGTGCTCCGAGCCGAAGAGGACGCCCTGACCACGCGGCTGCACGACGGCCTCGCGGAGATCCCCGCGGTACGGATCCTGGGCGGCGGCTGGCCGGACAGGCTGGGCATCGTGTCGTTCACCGTCGACGGCGTCGAGACGCGCACCGTGTCCACCCGGCTGGCCGAGGAGTTCGGCATCGGCGTGCGCGACGGCCTGTTCTGCGCCCACCCGTTCACCCGGCGGCTGCTGGACCAGGCGGGCGCGACCGCGCCGACGGCGGTGCGCGCGAGCATCGGCATCGGCACGACTCCCGAGCACATCGACCGCCTGATCGCCGGGATCCGGGTCATCGCCGGATCCTGA